One genomic window of Pseudoxanthomonas sp. includes the following:
- a CDS encoding UPF0149 family protein has product MDITGGLRPMTEAELERLDGLLSGPECGERVMTLEMLDGFLSALVVGPELVMPSEYLPYIWGEASEGPGLGEAADAIPVIMQLWNHIAWRVQQPIDDEADLDAQAFLMPPLVLPDTEDEDTSEDPLAGVPDDFPFAAAWANGFLLGVSLRAEAWEAMVAGDEDLQDDMGMLVSLSVVDAGHADEMDVPAEDLMDLQERVSAAVELPGMLHDMNLRRLNPVVREPIRREVVPGRNDPCACGSGKKYKKCCGAADKLH; this is encoded by the coding sequence ATGGATATCACCGGCGGCCTGCGCCCCATGACCGAAGCCGAACTGGAGCGGCTCGACGGGCTGCTCTCCGGCCCCGAGTGTGGAGAGCGGGTCATGACCCTGGAAATGCTGGATGGCTTCCTGTCCGCGCTGGTGGTCGGGCCGGAGCTGGTCATGCCCAGCGAATACCTGCCGTACATCTGGGGCGAAGCGTCGGAAGGGCCCGGCCTGGGGGAGGCGGCGGATGCGATTCCGGTGATCATGCAGCTCTGGAACCATATCGCCTGGCGCGTCCAGCAGCCCATCGATGACGAAGCGGATCTGGACGCCCAGGCGTTCCTGATGCCGCCGCTGGTGTTGCCGGATACCGAAGATGAAGACACCAGCGAAGACCCGCTGGCCGGGGTGCCGGACGATTTCCCGTTTGCCGCGGCTTGGGCCAACGGCTTCCTGCTGGGCGTCTCGCTGCGCGCGGAGGCCTGGGAGGCCATGGTCGCGGGCGACGAGGACCTGCAGGACGACATGGGCATGCTGGTGAGCCTGTCGGTGGTCGATGCCGGGCATGCCGATGAAATGGACGTGCCGGCCGAGGACTTGATGGACCTGCAGGAGCGGGTCTCGGCCGCGGTCGAACTGCCGGGCATGCTGCACGACATGAACCTGCGCAGGCTGAACCCCGTCGTGCGTGAGCCGATCCGGCGCGAGGTCGTGCCCGGCCGCAACGATCCCTGCGCCTGTGGCAGCGGCAAGAAATACAAGAAGTGCTGCGGCGCCGCCGACAAGCTGCATTGA
- a CDS encoding phosphatidate cytidylyltransferase, with amino-acid sequence MIGGVIGLLVLASAIGWVLGKRKPSAVVDNLNARINAWWVMVAILLVCFVVGKVATLVLYALLSFFALREFLTLTPTRRGDHLALCLCFYVAIPLQYWLIGVGWYGLFVICIPVYGFLLLPAVTALSGDTEDFLARNTKVQWGLMLTVFCLSHAPALMMLQIPGYEGQNLMLLLYLLLVVQLSDVLQYVFGKLFGKHLLAPKVSPSKTVEGLIGGGLSAAAIGAALWWVTPFSPLQSAALSLLIVLCGFLGGLALSATKRSLGAKDWGEMIEGHGGALDRLDSVVFAAPVFFHVVRYSFNVG; translated from the coding sequence ATGATCGGCGGGGTGATCGGACTGCTGGTGCTGGCCTCGGCCATCGGCTGGGTGCTCGGCAAGCGCAAGCCCTCGGCGGTGGTGGACAACCTCAACGCGCGCATCAACGCGTGGTGGGTGATGGTGGCGATCCTGCTGGTGTGTTTCGTGGTCGGCAAGGTCGCCACGCTGGTGCTGTACGCGCTGCTGTCGTTCTTCGCCCTGCGCGAATTCCTGACCCTGACGCCGACGCGTCGCGGCGACCACCTGGCGCTGTGCCTGTGCTTCTACGTGGCCATTCCGCTGCAGTACTGGCTGATCGGCGTGGGCTGGTACGGGTTGTTCGTCATCTGCATTCCGGTCTACGGCTTCCTGCTGCTCCCGGCGGTGACTGCGCTGTCCGGCGATACCGAAGACTTCCTGGCCCGCAACACCAAGGTGCAATGGGGCCTGATGCTGACCGTGTTCTGCCTGAGCCATGCCCCGGCGCTGATGATGCTGCAGATCCCCGGCTACGAAGGCCAGAACCTGATGCTGCTGCTCTACCTGCTGCTGGTGGTTCAGTTGAGCGACGTCCTGCAGTACGTGTTCGGGAAATTGTTCGGCAAGCACCTGCTGGCGCCCAAGGTCAGCCCGTCCAAGACGGTGGAAGGGCTGATCGGCGGCGGCTTGTCGGCGGCGGCCATCGGCGCGGCGCTATGGTGGGTGACGCCGTTCAGCCCGCTGCAATCGGCCGCGCTGTCACTGTTGATCGTGTTGTGCGGCTTCCTGGGTGGGCTGGCGCTGTCGGCCACCAAGCGCAGCCTGGGCGCCAAGGACTGGGGCGAGATGATCGAAGGCCACGGCGGCGCGCTGGACCGGCTGGATTCGGTGGTGTTCGCCGCGCCGGTGTTCTTCCACGTGGTGCGCTATTCGTTCAACGTCGGGTAG
- a CDS encoding ATP-binding cassette domain-containing protein translates to MSLLQLQRLDYSVGGPLLLEQVELSIESGERVCIVGRNGAGKSTLMKLIAGDIAPDDGEVRLRSGAVVARMAQEVPQDTSGTIFDVVAAGLGALGKMLADYHHALHEGDMDAMGRAQTQIEDNNAWDLDTRVQATLDRLELDGDAEFGALSGGMKRRVLLAQALVRKPDILLLDEPTNHLDIEAIDWLEGFLKSFEGSLVFITHDRSFLRNLATRIVEIDRGQVTSWPGDYDNYLRRREERLHAEAQENARFDKLLAQEEVWIRQGIKARRTRNEGRVTALKAMRNERAKRRDLTGNVRMETSAAAASGKKVITAQHLTQIYAGRTLLDDVSVNIMRGDRVGIIGPNGSGKSTLLKILLGELAPQMGEVDIGTNLQIAYFDQHRSQLDETRNALENVAQGTDFVEINGSRKHIIGYLQDFLFSPERARAPITRLSGGERNRLLLAKLFAQPSNLLVMDEPTNDLDVETLELLEELLADYKGTLLLVSHDRDFIDNVVTSTLVLEGGGRLGDYVGGYNDWLRQRPRGRSGFDSAGVVTDQTALEKTTAANAAAAAAAPPAAPKKKLSFKEQRELEQLPARIEQLETDIARRTAAMGEPAFFQQDGASIVAANDALAALNAELETVYARWSELDG, encoded by the coding sequence ATGTCCCTATTGCAACTCCAGCGCCTCGACTACAGCGTCGGCGGCCCGCTGCTGCTCGAACAAGTCGAGCTTTCCATCGAATCCGGCGAACGCGTCTGCATCGTCGGCCGCAACGGTGCCGGCAAGTCCACCTTGATGAAGCTGATCGCCGGCGACATCGCGCCCGACGACGGCGAGGTCCGCCTGCGTTCCGGCGCGGTAGTCGCACGCATGGCCCAGGAAGTGCCACAGGACACGTCCGGCACCATCTTCGACGTGGTCGCCGCCGGCCTGGGCGCGCTCGGCAAGATGCTGGCCGATTACCACCACGCCCTGCACGAGGGCGACATGGACGCCATGGGCCGGGCCCAGACCCAGATCGAGGACAACAACGCCTGGGACCTGGATACCCGCGTGCAGGCCACCCTGGACCGCCTGGAACTGGACGGCGATGCCGAGTTCGGCGCGCTCTCCGGCGGCATGAAGCGCCGGGTGCTGCTGGCCCAGGCGCTGGTGCGCAAGCCGGACATCCTGCTGCTGGACGAACCGACCAACCACCTGGACATCGAAGCCATCGACTGGCTCGAAGGCTTCCTCAAGTCCTTCGAAGGCAGCCTGGTGTTCATCACCCATGACCGCAGCTTCCTGCGCAACCTGGCCACGCGCATCGTCGAGATCGACCGCGGCCAGGTCACCAGCTGGCCCGGCGACTACGACAACTACCTGCGCCGCCGCGAAGAGCGCCTGCATGCCGAGGCGCAGGAAAACGCGCGCTTCGACAAGCTGCTGGCGCAGGAAGAAGTCTGGATCCGCCAGGGCATCAAGGCCCGCCGCACCCGCAACGAAGGCCGCGTCACCGCGCTCAAGGCCATGCGCAACGAGCGCGCCAAGCGCCGCGACCTGACCGGCAACGTGCGCATGGAGACTTCTGCCGCCGCCGCATCCGGCAAGAAGGTCATCACCGCCCAGCACCTGACCCAGATCTACGCCGGCCGCACGCTGCTGGACGATGTGTCGGTCAACATCATGCGTGGCGACCGCGTCGGCATCATCGGTCCCAACGGCTCGGGCAAGTCGACCCTGCTCAAGATCCTGCTGGGCGAGCTGGCCCCACAGATGGGCGAAGTGGACATCGGCACCAACCTGCAGATCGCCTACTTCGACCAGCATCGCAGCCAGCTGGACGAAACCCGCAACGCGCTGGAAAACGTCGCCCAGGGCACCGACTTCGTCGAGATCAACGGCAGCCGCAAGCACATCATCGGCTACCTGCAGGACTTCCTGTTCTCGCCCGAACGCGCGCGCGCGCCGATCACCCGCCTGTCCGGCGGCGAGCGCAACCGCCTGCTGCTGGCCAAGCTGTTCGCCCAGCCGTCCAACCTGCTTGTGATGGACGAACCGACCAACGACCTGGACGTGGAAACGCTGGAGCTGCTGGAAGAGCTGCTGGCCGACTACAAGGGCACGCTGCTGCTGGTCAGCCACGACCGCGACTTCATCGACAACGTGGTCACCAGCACCCTGGTGCTGGAAGGCGGCGGCCGCCTGGGCGACTACGTCGGCGGCTACAACGACTGGCTGCGCCAGCGTCCGCGCGGCCGCAGCGGCTTCGACAGTGCCGGCGTGGTCACCGACCAGACCGCGCTGGAAAAGACCACCGCGGCCAACGCGGCTGCGGCCGCGGCAGCACCGCCCGCGGCGCCGAAGAAGAAGCTCAGCTTCAAGGAACAGCGCGAGCTGGAACAGCTGCCGGCCAGGATCGAACAGCTGGAAACCGACATCGCCAGGCGCACCGCGGCGATGGGCGAACCGGCGTTCTTCCAGCAGGATGGCGCCAGCATCGTCGCCGCCAACGACGCCCTGGCGGCGCTCAATGCCGAACTGGAAACCGTCTACGCCCGCTGGAGCGAACTGGACGGCTGA
- a CDS encoding DUF6056 family protein — protein MNERIRPWPLAGLLWVLLGIACIHVFGISDRPVADDAYFARMLSQYTLPEYLLHRYHSWTGRLPIEGLLVVLVHHTWIWRGCNALMVLLLVYAAGRLARVGMALSQVGAMTLAFALFLLITPQIQFESSWWLTGSLNYLWPVALGLWSLLPLVEAGTYRWPQRIGFCLAAAFAAYCDQLALVLVPLSLGLLAWRIGQRRWSRWDLVQAVVLVGNAGFALTAPGNAERYREETGMRFPNFADLDVLEKLRIGFGLIARAMTDPRNDLMALITALALLLLWRSPLGKGLKVVLGIVLVASLLQLALLMLQVPGASLRPWLPMRLDGDVVFFAGNYAVTAWSLFAVGCLVIGCACCFWRSTGEALRMLGVLLLGLASLGMMGFSPTAYLSSMRIAFVCTMTLVIVGVRMCARVPQVYGPWMERAVLGLTLSLASWRIVAICLGA, from the coding sequence ATGAACGAGCGGATCAGGCCTTGGCCGCTGGCCGGCCTGCTATGGGTGCTGCTGGGGATTGCCTGCATCCACGTTTTCGGGATCAGCGACAGGCCGGTGGCCGATGACGCGTATTTCGCCCGGATGCTGTCGCAGTACACGCTGCCTGAGTATCTGCTGCATCGCTACCACAGCTGGACCGGGCGACTGCCGATCGAAGGGCTGCTGGTGGTGCTGGTCCATCACACCTGGATCTGGCGTGGCTGCAATGCGCTGATGGTGTTGCTGCTGGTGTACGCGGCCGGGCGGTTGGCGCGGGTCGGGATGGCGTTGTCGCAGGTCGGGGCGATGACGCTGGCGTTCGCGCTGTTCCTGCTGATCACTCCGCAGATCCAGTTCGAGTCCAGCTGGTGGCTGACCGGCTCGCTCAACTATCTGTGGCCGGTGGCGCTGGGACTGTGGAGCCTGCTGCCGCTGGTGGAAGCAGGGACATATCGCTGGCCGCAGCGCATTGGCTTCTGCCTGGCGGCGGCCTTCGCCGCCTATTGCGACCAGCTGGCGTTGGTGCTGGTGCCGCTGTCATTGGGATTGCTGGCGTGGCGGATTGGCCAGCGGCGCTGGTCACGCTGGGACCTGGTGCAGGCGGTGGTGCTGGTCGGCAATGCGGGATTCGCGTTGACCGCGCCGGGGAATGCCGAGCGCTACCGGGAGGAAACGGGCATGCGTTTCCCCAACTTCGCCGACCTGGATGTGCTGGAGAAATTGCGGATCGGCTTCGGGCTGATCGCCCGCGCGATGACCGACCCGCGCAATGACCTGATGGCGCTGATCACGGCGCTGGCGTTGCTGTTGCTGTGGCGCAGCCCACTGGGCAAGGGGCTGAAGGTCGTGCTTGGCATCGTCCTGGTGGCGTCGCTGCTGCAGCTGGCGTTACTGATGCTGCAGGTGCCGGGTGCATCGCTGCGGCCGTGGCTGCCGATGCGGCTGGATGGCGACGTGGTGTTCTTCGCCGGCAACTATGCGGTCACGGCATGGTCGCTGTTCGCAGTGGGTTGCCTGGTGATTGGCTGCGCCTGCTGTTTCTGGCGCAGCACCGGCGAGGCGTTGCGCATGCTCGGCGTCCTGCTGCTGGGGCTGGCGTCGCTGGGGATGATGGGCTTCTCGCCGACGGCCTATCTGTCGAGCATGCGCATCGCCTTCGTGTGCACGATGACGCTGGTGATCGTCGGCGTGCGCATGTGCGCGCGGGTGCCGCAGGTCTACGGACCCTGGATGGAGCGCGCGGTGCTGGGGTTGACGCTGTCGCTGGCCAGCTGGCGGATCGTGGCGATTTGCCTGGGCGCCTGA
- a CDS encoding alpha/beta hydrolase — translation MSAMTVPAFRTPDGLSLHQVQWIAPSPRARLLLVHGLGEHSGRYARLAGELNSTPSAFRSARSITAAMDAPKDVAV, via the coding sequence ATGAGCGCCATGACCGTACCTGCATTCCGCACACCCGATGGCCTGTCCCTGCATCAGGTGCAATGGATCGCGCCATCGCCCCGCGCGCGCCTGCTGCTGGTCCACGGACTGGGCGAACACAGCGGGCGTTATGCCCGGCTGGCGGGTGAACTGAACTCAACGCCATCGGCATTTCGGTCCGCGCGTTCGATCACCGCGGCCATGGACGCTCCGAAGGACGTCGCGGTGTGA